In Pseudomonas fluorescens, one genomic interval encodes:
- a CDS encoding SGNH/GDSL hydrolase family protein, protein MLAVNDAQPVAASVVEVGDARERFAQWREGKAGKVLSVSVIGDSYSAGQDFYLNKLVQRVAGEVGFAGPGYVGFNHGAALGGTHFKYTRSSEKYFGGGWQVSGLGQASPDSRTVTGKPGAWLQIDASPTPAIDTQVTQAKLLYLGNGEASELRYRWTPSEDWQPLTLKGSGVQEVPLAGLSSAPDWSFKLEVVKGAPTLFGLWLSNDQHGVRVSKLAASGAASADFYHQNPQWQVQWKAAVSKIPADVYLIMLGGNDQGLGVKPEQYLHNVQGLVAMIREIQPAASINLIMRQDTTRSSAYPMSAYAQVLQPWAHEQQLGFANLQCAFGPDVKRYAAAMIGPDKIHPQPATGGKVIADYFYRWIVSGINADSCDL, encoded by the coding sequence ATGTTGGCAGTAAATGACGCTCAGCCCGTCGCGGCGTCGGTGGTGGAAGTAGGCGATGCCCGCGAGCGTTTTGCCCAGTGGCGCGAAGGCAAGGCCGGGAAGGTCTTGTCGGTCTCGGTGATCGGCGACAGCTACAGCGCCGGGCAGGATTTCTACCTGAACAAACTGGTGCAGCGCGTGGCCGGCGAAGTGGGTTTTGCCGGCCCCGGTTACGTCGGTTTCAACCACGGCGCCGCGCTGGGGGGCACGCATTTCAAATACACCCGCAGCAGCGAAAAATACTTCGGTGGTGGCTGGCAAGTGTCCGGCCTCGGCCAAGCCAGCCCCGACAGCCGCACGGTGACCGGCAAGCCCGGTGCCTGGCTGCAAATCGATGCCAGCCCGACACCGGCCATCGACACCCAAGTCACCCAGGCGAAATTGCTCTATCTGGGCAACGGCGAAGCCAGTGAGCTGCGCTACCGTTGGACACCCTCGGAAGACTGGCAGCCATTGACGCTCAAGGGTTCGGGCGTTCAGGAAGTACCGCTTGCAGGTCTCTCTTCAGCGCCAGACTGGTCATTCAAACTGGAAGTGGTGAAGGGCGCACCGACCTTGTTTGGCCTGTGGCTGAGCAACGATCAGCACGGCGTGCGGGTTTCAAAACTGGCGGCCTCGGGCGCGGCATCCGCGGATTTCTATCACCAGAACCCGCAATGGCAGGTGCAGTGGAAAGCCGCCGTGTCGAAGATCCCCGCCGACGTTTACCTGATCATGCTCGGCGGCAACGATCAGGGCTTAGGGGTCAAACCCGAACAGTACCTGCACAACGTTCAGGGCCTGGTGGCGATGATCCGCGAGATCCAGCCGGCGGCGAGCATCAACCTGATCATGCGTCAGGACACCACGCGCTCAAGTGCCTATCCGATGTCGGCGTATGCACAGGTCTTGCAGCCGTGGGCGCATGAGCAGCAGTTGGGTTTTGCCAATCTGCAATGCGCGTTCGGCCCGGACGTCAAACGCTACGCGGCGGCGATGATCGGCCCGGACAAGATTCATCCGCAGCCGGCCACGGGCGGGAAGGTGATTGCCGATTACTTCTATCGCTGGATCGTCAGTGGCATCAACGCGGACAGTTGCGACTTGTAG